A window from Salminus brasiliensis chromosome 7, fSalBra1.hap2, whole genome shotgun sequence encodes these proteins:
- the wnt6a gene encoding protein Wnt-6, with translation MMKLSRHALLLLLLILICPFSTFHLLSCSAMGSPLMMDANSICRRSKPPGSAHAELCQTKPEIIQEVAKGARLGMRECQHQFRQHRWNCTSHSKSLGKILQQDIRETAFVNGITAAGVLHAVTQACSQGDLLECGCVTLKSSSGSPKERASEHVTSPIPALQDQRWEWGGCGDDVDFGYEISRQFMDTRRRKGKSDIRTLIDLHNNEAGRLAVKTHMRSECKCHGLSGSCTLRSCWRKLPLFRQVGDHLMESFHTAVRVMGGNDGKSLIPLEPGIPLPGTNSLIFSDASPDFCVASRRTGSEGTRGRACNSTETGQGACDWLCCSKGHTHLMLEYEENCQCQFQWCCVVQCERCTVRKEVTVCL, from the exons ATGATGAAACTTAGCAGGCACgcgctgctcctgctgctcctcaTCCTCATATGCCCGTTCAGCACTTTTCACCTGCTGAG CTGCAGTGCGATGGGCAGCCCTCTCATGATGGACGCCAACAGCATCTGCAGGAGGAGCAAGCCTCCAGGTAGCGCTCACGCTGAACTGTGCCAAACGAAGCCTGAGATCATCCAAGAAGTGGCCAAAGGAGCAAGACTGGGCATGCGCGAGTGCCAACACCAGTTCCGCCAGCACCGTTGGAACTGCACCAGCCATAGCAAGAGCCTGGGCAAAATCTTACAGCAAG ATATTCGGGAGACGGCGTTTGTGAATGGAATCACGGCTGCAGGAGTGCTGCATGCAGTGACGCAGGCCTGCAGCCAGGGGGATCTGTTAGAGTGCGGCTGTGTGACCCTTAAGAGCTCTTCTGGAAGCCCCAAAGAACGAGCCTCAGAACATGTGACCAGCCCGATCCCTGCGCTCCAGGACCAGCGCTGGGAGTGGGGCGGCTGTGGGGATGATGTGGACTTCGGGTACGAGATATCTCGGCAGTTCATGGACACCCGGAGACGAAAAGGAAAGAGTGACATCAGGACTCTGATTGACCTGCACAACAACGAGGCAGGAAGGCTG GCTGTAAAGACCCACATGCGGTCCGAATGCAAATGCCACGGCCTTTCAGGCTCCTGCACCCTCCGCAGCTGCTGGAGGAAGTTGCCTCTGTTCCGGCAGGTTGGCGACCACCTAATGGAAAGCTTTCATACGGCAGTCCGTGTGATGGGCGGCAACGATGGCAAATCTCTCATTCCCCTGGAGCCGGGCATCCCGCTACCGGGCACCAACAGCCTCATCTTTTCCGACGCGTCTCCGGATTTTTGCGTGGCCAGTCGCAGGACGGGCTCAGAGGGGACAAGAGGTCGAGCGTgtaacagcacagagacagggCAGGGTGCATGCGACTGGCTGTGCTGCAGTAAAGGCCACACGCATCTGATGCTGGAGTATGAGGAAAACTGCCAGTGTCAGTTCCAGTGGTGCTGTGTGGTGCAGTGTGAGAGGTGTACTGTGAGGAAGGAGGTCACAGTCTGCCTTTAA